A window of Tautonia plasticadhaerens contains these coding sequences:
- a CDS encoding PIG-L family deacetylase, translating to MGGTILRLIRQGWHVGILDLTSGEPTPLGSVETRTRETAEANARIGEPWRANLGLPNRSLEPTLEHRRALAGAFRRLRPRLLFAPFWEDAHPDHTAATRLVEDARFWGKLSKSDIPGEPFHPSRILYYFSVHLKIVERPSFVVDVSDQHEAKLDALRCYRSQLVDNQPEGRPGVIDAVADRARFWGHLAGVRFAEPFASREPIGLAGLGDLLP from the coding sequence ATGGGGGGGACCATCCTCCGGCTGATCCGGCAGGGCTGGCACGTCGGCATCCTCGACCTGACCAGCGGGGAACCGACCCCCCTGGGCTCGGTCGAGACCAGGACGCGGGAGACGGCCGAGGCCAACGCCCGGATCGGCGAGCCCTGGCGGGCCAACCTCGGCCTGCCCAATCGCAGCCTGGAGCCGACCCTGGAGCACCGCCGGGCCCTGGCCGGGGCGTTCCGGCGCCTCCGCCCCCGCCTGCTGTTCGCCCCCTTCTGGGAGGACGCCCACCCCGACCACACCGCCGCCACCAGGCTCGTCGAGGACGCCCGATTCTGGGGCAAGCTCTCCAAGTCCGACATCCCGGGGGAGCCCTTCCACCCGAGCCGGATCCTGTATTACTTCAGCGTCCACCTGAAGATCGTCGAGCGGCCGAGCTTCGTCGTCGACGTCAGCGACCAGCACGAGGCCAAGCTCGACGCCCTGCGCTGCTACCGCTCCCAACTCGTCGACAACCAGCCCGAGGGCAGGCCTGGCGTGATCGACGCCGTGGCCGACCGCGCCCGGTTCTGGGGCCACCTGGCCGGCGTCCGGTTCGCCGAGCCCTTCGCCAGCCGGGAGCCGATCGGCCTGGCCGGGCTGGGCGACCTGCTGCCCTGA
- a CDS encoding glycosyltransferase family 39 protein translates to MVPTPGPEGSASAGRSGETEAEAPRTAGRSPGVGLLRAELRWPTIGPSTWAAVAIAVGVAFRVAEYVADRTMWMDEEALLANVSGRPIFEFGEPMTNSQMAPPGFLAIARAWVRVLGDSSYAIRLLPLCCGIAALFAIRGVAGRFTSALAVPIATAFCAASDDLIYYATEFKQYSSDLLIGLGCLWLGSGLMSGGWTRRRVVVSGALGVAAAWLSHPSVFVLGAVAGVVGLDAVVGRDWRRLAGAMGLGLTWAVAFWGCFVVSDAMISPGDREFLWTWWNFAFLPLPPGSIGEAVQVFWQFANVFSNPGGIGSPMGPRVTAILCVGLFLVGSASLAARDWRRALLLLLPIALTMAASALGRYPFHGRLLLVLIPSVLLPMSEGIAVSGRRCGRLVMVALVALLLVSPTTLALEHILVKGRLRVFDSHGDQRNDLLDALGGP, encoded by the coding sequence ATGGTTCCGACTCCAGGGCCGGAGGGATCGGCTTCGGCGGGCCGATCGGGGGAGACGGAGGCCGAGGCGCCCCGGACGGCGGGGAGGAGCCCGGGGGTCGGCCTGTTGCGGGCCGAGCTGCGGTGGCCGACGATCGGGCCGTCGACCTGGGCGGCGGTCGCCATCGCCGTCGGGGTGGCCTTCCGGGTGGCGGAGTACGTCGCCGATCGCACCATGTGGATGGACGAGGAGGCGCTGCTCGCCAACGTCTCGGGAAGGCCGATCTTCGAGTTCGGCGAGCCGATGACCAACAGCCAGATGGCACCTCCGGGCTTCCTGGCGATCGCCCGGGCCTGGGTGCGGGTGCTGGGTGACTCGTCGTACGCCATCCGGCTGTTGCCCTTGTGCTGCGGGATCGCCGCGCTCTTCGCGATCCGGGGGGTGGCGGGCCGGTTCACGTCCGCCCTGGCCGTGCCGATCGCGACGGCCTTCTGCGCCGCCTCGGACGACCTGATCTACTACGCGACCGAGTTCAAGCAGTATTCGAGCGACCTCCTGATCGGGCTGGGCTGCCTGTGGCTGGGGTCGGGATTGATGTCGGGGGGGTGGACGAGGCGTCGGGTGGTGGTCTCCGGGGCGCTCGGGGTGGCGGCGGCCTGGCTGTCGCACCCGTCGGTGTTCGTGCTGGGGGCGGTGGCGGGGGTAGTCGGGCTGGACGCCGTCGTCGGCCGGGACTGGCGACGATTGGCCGGCGCCATGGGGCTCGGCCTGACCTGGGCGGTGGCCTTCTGGGGGTGCTTCGTCGTGTCGGACGCGATGATCTCGCCGGGGGACCGGGAATTCCTCTGGACCTGGTGGAACTTCGCCTTCCTGCCGCTGCCGCCGGGGTCGATCGGGGAGGCCGTGCAGGTCTTCTGGCAGTTCGCCAACGTGTTCTCGAACCCGGGGGGGATCGGTTCCCCGATGGGCCCGAGGGTCACCGCGATCCTCTGCGTGGGCCTCTTCCTGGTCGGGTCCGCCTCCCTGGCGGCCCGGGACTGGAGGCGGGCGCTGCTGCTCCTGCTGCCGATCGCGCTGACGATGGCGGCCTCTGCGCTGGGTCGCTACCCGTTCCACGGCAGGCTGCTGCTGGTGCTGATCCCGAGCGTCTTGCTGCCGATGTCGGAGGGGATCGCCGTGTCGGGCCGACGGTGCGGGCGGCTCGTGATGGTGGCGCTGGTCGCGTTGCTGCTGGTCTCCCCGACGACCCTGGCCCTCGAACACATCCTGGTCAAGGGCCGCCTGCGCGTCTTCGACTCGCACGGCGACCAGCGGAACGACCTGCTGGACGCCCTCGGCGGCCCCTGA